One genomic segment of Esox lucius isolate fEsoLuc1 chromosome 15, fEsoLuc1.pri, whole genome shotgun sequence includes these proteins:
- the zfyve26 gene encoding zinc finger FYVE domain-containing protein 26 isoform X4: MHPYGCDPGTSLRELFRFFTRCLQGGEWELSAACVPQLGEAGGEVSRRLRDIIKAIITHPHLLPWKSVGSPHRLAWFWLQVLEKWTKKEVSRSVRRELEFLLLLEELGEEVPDTTLQGLHQAFQTTQSEERKAPGESPETGDALSPRIESCLQALLENKRPRLALALIRFLEDHPGASKTKGHSLQDTFIRYLIERLEGQRPGTEPRPEKVDGWAEELCTVLALMPWRPERGGGQLEALCEALWRAREGCLREERVLSSMLRPNCHALLSLYSSTALRLDRDRLLRQTPGAQVDLSEAERLLLGLCCHSDRRSVWKTIYFECLSSGKHFLEQALVTALDLVKREEFSRLKDLLKGEFQPLSRLLLLLGWSHCQSLASAQTLLHLLHHDQAPANDCVLREFAKVLSSQLGVLEWCAKNNPAIPREALLGQLHTLDSHSALHVLHSLTPLARCEESRVLDLLNTLPKPTTAVLSPPPCVESGELADSPTVQRNLVLYRGFCAMKYALYALCVNAHKYSGCSDCVATNSWGQHPEKCPSQHPEKDPSQHPEKCSSQHPEKDPSQHPEKDPSQHPEKDPSQHPEKDPSQHPEKDPSQHPEKDPSQHPEKDPSQASATSEDCPPWFQHCLFECQMYLEAVPAMYRLELLENIFSLLFLSSADFTLRHNQVPAASTEPTGQPEHTVEGSGAGPESSASLGGRGEEDQSKGNQHQPPGVPSPAPLPRHLDLSHLTAGCRGFLVDLAAMGGFLRLLRESLEGLVVVGQRAGQEEGRALAGEAEVAESLGCSVTAETFGARLQRLSKRTAEAQWRLQIVTSNQARGNPSDGLPQRQASRVVSPTAGLKRSGTGVRRGRRSGRNHSDGPASAEPHDPDVSASASDGGGGEAGRTDWEVCPHGDPHSWVIPAMLSPPDSLLMACIRRENYMEARQVSLMFGLEGSLCCAELVFMERYRQVLEELARVERKMDTRALSSSSSSEGLGASAAPMPSPGRSRLGSSGRSTLQAIESAAAAGMAFYSLSDVADRLLSTPARPVPSLEEGYWLGRCVPDPPGTGLLHPLLEELSPPAMAAFDLACCHCQLWKTSRQLLDTAERRLLSSLEGRGLIMDSKVTHSEGIRGFPAVLQQISKILSHAASSNKGAAKTEAAVEDHAPSSPFGCCIQEVLLSCHPGLSEEGIAARLSLAQRLETTLQTLATATDTAGQLTYAAVDVRAGGSLLAALVEQAGLKQSELDSHPVRSSMKQLLCSLDQMCPFEPQNAPCRPDYVRSFLDYVNTLASVLVRSLASGDQGGEVKLGNPLLVLLQAPSQLLSYLLFDRQVSPDRMLALLQQEGIHLSVQQVIVQHCCESLPVWDWSTRSGMEASPGACPASRADPGGPGQGPTRPEGAFGVDSLAALLQYHAHKHMPMLGNAEPTSPAPLSSESESPLEDARPTTPPIIISSSPPSPSRTASYFSPTSSFLLTTSALAFLKSCSPLVATLVCLCASRGGASRMQPSGWLVFRGATRKDNTLDGEQVSREGDVLLREFPILRAYLQVMAQPVLGTPLGAGEESTGTVGGGGLGASLCGKPLAGLLLSGPQEPAAQAVAAEAFQEALASRDLTRALNLLELYGQGCSQEGALRDQLLAWSALEDDDDRTDQLFRVQDPSLRARVALQGLQRWPLGPALDLLEFCLSHSNMEASLRGQLELRKRELDIYQQMLSMQPALPWATWQELKAESERDPESVLSRMLEAREYSLCAQWVVLYPVSDQLRLQLQTEHLLHLLEKGLMDDAFQLLDGLSDLGLEVCEGALDRRPGLAACHFLADYLTLHFQSQMSPARRRHIYNLHLGSKILLTLPPASREDYFSLLSEPLLLLEQLLMNLKVDWAVVAVRTLQNLLLGQEAGFTTQDIDKLLSSYASKALDFPYAASERSRSDSLISLQDDQSPAQDSCPSTPSRIETPPPAAGSGLLHTSSSSVSLDRGSTGKRAQGPPTPFRPPDKPPGRKDWVPDAQQNVCMVCQRERFTMFNRRHHCRRCGRLVCHACSDHRMAVEGCTEEEPEVRVCDQCHSFYHADSDNELEQAEVAGSPGSAEGELDGMIFIPEIPQRQFHLSTNPAENLQIQTQFYYEQAPSTSLCVAILSLHSDQTACGHQLIGHCRSLSRKLTNPEVDARLLTDVMHQLLFSAKLMFVKVGRSQDLVLCDSYISKVDVLKILVTANYKYIPSLDDILETTAVTRLRNQLLEAEYYQLAVEVSTKSGLDPGGVWQAWGMASLKAGNLLVAREKFSRCLKAPVDKNQISLGPRLLREIISHLESTVRPALAKSSNEDILISLRELEDALCGPGRSFDGPEGGSGRGGVLYQESLYYLSSYGTHLAIISFLMRHDNMKEALQHLLTKRCPEEVFLEGVLQPSLEKGRLGTLQGLLETLDPGLEVCSRYLIASCHLLQRRGHFNTLYQVQQFMMDHVRAAMTCIRFFTHGAVSYVQLGDQQRWLVRAKEHLRTYLQEQQGGRGGTAARKKSSTNPFRKKMSSSDVSRHMNTIELQLEVTRFLHRCEMSSSKHALPSSSSNSPPTLFGPSAMKIDVACKVMLGGKNIEEGFGIAYRVIQDFQLEALVVYVRAGQRLMRQRQYGAVRQLLKCVGESGTGTKNDCDTIVLSCVSIADKGPNDAKELEGLIQETKSTETKIKAYLQVSKLRAAYLLAVKLDVSRAGPLVQEVLLAAEDAGDSVMQDICRQWLSEHQGTDRTTPAGLKKTPPGRPNAR; encoded by the exons gctgggagaggaggTGCCAGATACAACGCTCCAG GGGCTCCATCAGGCCTTCCAGACCACCCAGTCGGAGGAGAGAAAGGCCCCAGGGGAATCACCAGAAACCGGAGATGCTCTGAGTCCAAGGATTGAGTCCTGTCTCCAGGCGTTGTTGGAGAACAAGAGACCCAGACTGGCCCTGGCTCTGATACGCTTCCTGGAGGACCACCCTGGAGCCAGTAAAACCAAGGGACACAGCCTACAG GACACATTCATTAGATATCTGATTGAGAGGCTGGAGGGCCAGAGGCCTGGGACGGAGCCCCGGCCGGAGAAGGTGGATGGCTGGGCAGAGGAGTTGTGTACAGTCCTGGCCCTGATGCCCTGGAGGCCTGAGCGAGGCGGAGGTCAGCTGGAGGCGCTGTGCGAGGCCCTGTGGAGGGCGAGAGAGGGCTGCCTGCGAGAGGAGAGGGTCCTTAGCTCCATGCTCCGCCCCAACTGCCAcgccctcctctccctctactcctccaccGCCCTGAGGCTGGACAGAGACCGTCTGCTGAGACAAACCCCCGGCGCGCAAG TGGATCTTTCCGAAGCAGAGAGATTGCTCCTGGGCTTGTGTTGTCATAGTGATCGTCGCTCCGTCTGGAAAACCATCTACTTTGAGTGCCTCAGCAGCGGGAAACACTTCCTGGAACAAGCCCTG gtgacTGCTCTGGACCTGGTGAAGCGGGAGGAGTTCTCCAGACTCAAGGACCTTCTGAAGGGAGAGTTCCAGCCTCTGTCACGCCTCCTGCTACTCCTGGGGTGGAGCCATTGTCAAAGCCTGGCCTCTGCTCAAACCCTGCTGCACCTCCTTCACCATGACCAG GCGCCGGCCAATGACTGTGTTCTTCGGGAGTTTGCCAAGGTTCTGTCCTCTCAGTTGGGAGTGCTGGAGTGGTGCGCTAAGAACAACCC tgcgATCCCCAGGGAGGCGCTCCTTGGTCAGCTACACACCCTGGACAGTCACTCTGCTCTGCATGTCCTCCACTCCCTGACCCCTCTGGCTCGCTGTGAGGAAAGCAGGGTTCTGGACCTTCTCAACACTCTTCCCAAACCCACCACGGCAG TTCTGTCCCCGCCCCCCTGTGTAGAGTCCGGTGAGCTGGCGGACAGCCCTACGGTGCAGCGGAACCTGGTTCTGTACAGGGGATTCTGTGCGATGAAGTATGCCCTCTACGCCCTGTGTGTCAATGCTCACAAGTACAGCGGCTGTTCTGACTGTGTCGCTACGAATTCCTGGGGCCAGCACCCAGAGAAGTGCCCGAGCCAGCACCCGGAGAAGGACCCGAGCCAGCACCCGGAGAAGTGCTCGAGCCAGCACCCGGAGAAGGACCCGAGCCAGCACCCGGAGAAGGACCCGAGCCAGCACCCGGAGAAGGACCCGAGCCAGCACCCGGAGAAGGACCCGAGCCAGCACCCGGAGAAGGACCCGAGCCAGCACCCGGAGAAGGACCCGAGCCAGCACCCGGAGAAGGACCCGAGCCAGGCCTCTGCTACCTCAGAAG aCTGTCCTCCCTGGTTCCAGCACTGCCTGTTTGAGTGTCAGATGTATTTGGAGGCAGTACCTGCCATGTACCGGCTGGAGCTCCTGGAGAATATCTTCTCCCTGCTGTTTCTGTCCAGCGCCGACTTCACCCTCCGCCACAACCAGGTGCCTGCAGCTAGCACAGAACCCACTGGCCAGCCAGAACACACTGTGGAGGGCAGTGGAGCGGGACCGGAGAGCTCAGCCAGTCTgggtggaagaggagaagaggaccAAAGCAAAGGGAACCAGCATCAACCCCCTGGTGTCCCCTCGCCAGCGCCCCTGCCAAGGCACCTGGATCTCAGCCACCTGACGGCAGGCTGCCGGGGCTTCCTGGTGGATCTGGCGGCCATGGGGGGCTTCCTGCGGTTGCTGAGGGAGAGCCTGGaggggttggtggtggtgggccAGCGGGCGGGGCAGGAGGAGGGCCGGGCGCTGGCGGGCGAGGCCGAGGTGGCGGAGAGCCTGGGCTGCTCTGTGACGGCGGAGACGTTCGGCGCTCGGCTCCAGAGGCTGTCCAAGAGGACCGCAGAGGCCCAGTGGAGGCTGCAGATCGTCACCTCCAACCAGGCCAGAGGCAACC CCTCCGATGGCCTGCCACAGCGACAGGCGTCCAGAGTGGTGAGTCCGACCGCCGGGCTAAAACGCAGCGGTACCGGTGTCCGGAGGGGGAGGAGGTCTGGTCGGAACCACTCTGACGGGCCTGCATCGGCAGAGCCGCACGATCCGGACGTCAGCGCCAGCGCCTCAG ATGGAGGTGGCGGGGAAGCAGGCCGGACAGACTGGGAGGTGTGCCCCCATGGGGATCCTCATAGCTGGGTGATTCCTGCCATGCTGTCCCCCCCGGACTCCCTGCTCATGGCCTGCATCCGCCGGGAGAACTACATGGAGGCCCGCCAG GTGTCCCTGATGTTCGGCCTGGAGGGGTCTCTGTGCTGTGCGGAGCTGGTCTTCATGGAGCGCTACCGGCAGGTTCTGGAGGAGCTGGCTCGTGTGGAGCGGAAGATGGACACCCGCGCGTTGTCTTCGTCCTCGTCCTCCGAGGGCCTGGGGGCGTCTGCCGCGCCGATGCCCAGCCCGGGGCGGAGCCGCCTGGGGAGTAGTGGGCGGTCCACTCTGCAGGCCATCGAGAGCGCCGCGGCTGCCG GCATGGCCTTTTACTCTCTCTCCGACGTGGCTGACCGCCTCCTGTCCACCCCGGCTCGTCCCGTCCCGTCGCTTGAGGAGGGCTACTGGCTGGGCCGCTGCGTCCCTGACCCCCCGGGGACCGGCCTCCTGCACCCCCTCCTGGAGGAGCTCAGCCCCCCTGCCATGGCTGCCTTCGACCTGGCCTGCTGCCACTGCCAGCTCTGGAAGACCTCCAGACAGCTGCTGGACACCGCAGAGAGACGCCTCCTCAGCAGCCTGGAGGGACGAG GCCTAATAATGGATTCTAAGGTTACTCACTCCGAGGGGATCCGGGGGTTTCCTGCAGTGCTCCAGCAGATCAGTAAGATCCTCAGCCACGCTGCCAGCAGCAACAAGGGAGCAGCAAAGACAG AAGCAGCTGTGGAGGACCATGCGCCGTCCAGTCCGTTTGGCTGCTGCATTCAGGAAGTGCTGCTCTCCTGCCACCCTGGGCTGAGTGAGGAGGGCATCGCTGCCAGGCTGAGCCTGGCACAGCGCCTGGAGACCACGCTGCAGACCCTGGCCACCGCAACAGACACTGCAGGTCAGCTAACGTACGCCGCAG TGGATGTCCGTGCTGGCGGATCACTCCTAGCTGCCCTGGTAGAGCAGGCCGGTCTGAAACAGTCGGAGCTGGACTCCCACCCTGTCCGCTCCTCCATGAAGCAGCTCCTGTGTTCCCTGGACCAGATGTGTCCCTTTGAGCCTCAGAACGCCCCCTGCAGGCCGGACTATGTTAGGAGCTTCCTGGACTATGTCAACACGCTGGCCTCTGTGTTAGTTCGCAGTCTGGCTTCTGGGG ACCAGGGAGGGGAAGTTAAATTGGGGAACCCTCTCCTGGTGCTCCTCCAGGCTCCATCCCAGCTGCTCTCCTACCTGCTGTTTGACAGACAGGTGTCTCCAGACAG GATGTTGGCTCTGTTGCAGCAGGAGGGTATCCACCTGAGTGTCCAGCAGGTCATCGTTCAGCACTGCTGTGAGTCTCTGCCCGTCTGGGACTGGAGCACCCGTTCGGGGATGGAGGCTAGCCCTGGTGCTTGCCCAGCGAGCCGGGCTGATCCCGGCGGGCCGGGACAAGGACCGACCCGACCGGAAGGGGCATTCGGGGTGGACAGCCTGGCAGCCCTGCTCCAATATCATGCCCACAAACACATGCCAATGCTAGGCAACGCTGAGCCCACGTCCCCTGCTCCGCTCAGCTCCGAATCTGAATCCCCGTTGGAAGATGCCCGACCAACCACGCCTCCAATCATCATCTCCAGTTCTCCTCCTTCGCCTTCGAGAACAGCCTCCTACTTTTCCCCcacctcctcttttctcctcacCACATCAGCCCTGGCATTCCTCAAGTCCTGCTCCCCCCTCGTAGCCACCCTGGTGTGTCTTTGTGCCAGTCGGGGGGGCGCGTCCCGGATGCAGCCGTCCGGTTGGTTGGTTTTCCGGGGCGCGACGCGCAAAGACAACACGCTGGACGGTGAGCAGGTCTCCCGGGAGGGGGACGTCCTGCTCCGGGAATTCCCCATCCTGAGGGCCTACCTTCAGGTCATGGCTCAGCCTGTCCTGGGAACACCTCTGGGGGCCGGGGAGGAGTCCACAGGGACCGTGGGAGGGGGAG gtcttgGAGCGTCTCTCTGTGGGAAGCCCCTGGCAGGTCTTCTCCTCTCGGGCCCTCAGGAGCCAGCTGCCCAGGCGGTGGCGGCAGAGGCCTTCCAGGAGGCCCTCGCCTCCAGAGACCTGACCAGAGCTCTAAACTTGTTGGAGTTGTACGGGCAGGGCTGCAGCCAGGAGGGTGCGCTGCGGGATCAGCTTCTGGCCTGGTCCGCTCTGGAAG ATGATGATGACCGTACAGATCAGTTGTTCCGAGTGCAGGACCCCAGTCTGAGGGCTCGTGTGGCCCTTCAGGGCCTGCAACGGTGGCCCCTGGGTCCCGCTCTGGATCTGCTGGAGTTCTGCCTCAGTCACTCCAACATGGAGGCCTCACTCAGGGGACAGCTGGAGCTCAGGAAGAGAGAGCTAGACATCTATCAACAG ATGCTGAGCATGCAGCCTGCGTTACCGTGGGCGACCTGGCAGGAGCTGAAGGCCGAATCTGAAAGAGACCCTGAGTCCGTCTTGTCCAGGATGTTGGAGGCCAGG gAGTATTCTCTGTGCGCCCAGTGGGTGGTGCTGTATCCTGTATCCGATCAGCTTAGACTGCAGCTACAGACTGAACATCTGCTACACCTGCTGGAGAAGGGACTGATGGACGACGCTTTCCAG CTCCTGGATGGCCTATCAGATCTGGGCCTGGAGGTGTGTGAGGGGGCTCTGGACCGCCGGCCCGGATTGGCTGCCTGCCACTTCCTGGCCGACTACCTCACACTGCACTTCCAGAGCCAGATGTCCCCCGCCCGGCGACGCCACATTTATAATCTGCACCTGGGGTCGAAG ATCCTCCTGACGCTCCCCCCAGCCTCCAGGGAGGACTActtttccctcctctctgaGCCACTGTTGTTGCTGGAGCAGCTCCTGATGAACCTGAAG GTGGATTGGGCTGTCGTAGCAGTAAGGACACTTCAGAACCTGCTACTGGGCCAGGAGGCCGGCTTCACCACCCAGGACATCGACAAGCTGCTCTCCAGCTATGCCTCCAAGGCCCTGGACTTCCCCTATGCTGCCAGTGAGAGGTCTCGCTCTG ACTCTTTGATCAGTCTCCAGGATGACCAGAGTCCTGCCCAGGACAGCTGTCCCTCCACTCCTTCTAGAATTGAAACACCTCCGCCTGCAGCAG GTAGCGGCCTTTTGCACACCTCATCCTCCAGTGTGTCCCTGGACAGAGGGTCGACCGGCAAGAGGGCCCAGGGCCCCCCGACTCCGTTCCGTCCTCCAGACAAACCCCCGGGTCGTAAAGACTGGGTCCCAGATGCCCAGCAGAACGTCTGCATGGTCTGCCAGCGAGAGAGGTTCACTATG TTCAACCGGCGGCACCACTGCCGACGCTGTGGCCGCCTTGTGTGCCACGCCTGCTCCGACCACAGGATGGCGGTAGAGGGCTGCACTGAGGAGGAGCCGGAGGTGCGCGTCTGTGACCAGTGCCACAGCTTCTACCACGCTGA TTCTGATAACGAGCTGGAACAGGCTGAAG TGGCAGGAAGTCCAGGGTCTGCTGAGGGAGAATTAGACGGGATGATCTTTATCCCGGAGATTCCTCAGCGTCAGTTTCACCTCAGCACCAATCCCGCAGAAAAcctacagatacagacacagttCTACTATGAACAG GCTCCCAGCACATCTCTGTGTGTGGCCATCCTGTCCCTCCACAGTGACCAGACAGCCTGTGGACACCAGCTGATTGGACACTGCCGCTCACTGTCCCGTAAACTAACCAATCCCGAAGTGGATGCCCGCCTCCTTACCGATGTAATGCATCAGTTGCTGTTCAGTGCCAAACTGATGTTTGTTAAGGTGGGGCGGAGTCAGGACCTGGTCCTGTGTGACAG CTACATCAGTAAAGTGGACGTGTTAAAGATCCTGGTGACGGCCAACTACAAGTACATCCCTTCCCTAGACGACATCCTGGAGACGACTGCCGTCACACGGCTACGCAACCAGTTGCTGGAGGCAGAATACTACCAGCTGGCTGTGGAG GTGTCTACTAAGAGTGGTCTGGACCCGGGTGGGGTGTGGCAGGCCTGGGGTATGGCCTCCCTCAAGGCCGGAAACCTGCTGGTTGCCAGGGAGAAATTCTCTCGATGTCTGAAGGCACCAGTGGACAAGAACCAGATCAGCCTGGGACCTCGACTACTGCGGGAGATAATCTCTCATCTGGAGAGCACTGTCCGACCCGCACTGGCCAAG tCCTCTAATGAGGACATCCTGATATCTCTGCGGGAGCTGGAGGATGCTCTGTGTGGGCCCGGGAGGTCGTTTGACGGGCCCGAGGGCGGGTCAGGTCGTGGCGGTGTCCTGTACCAGGAGAGTCTGTATTACCTGTCCAGCTACGGCACACACCTGGCCATCATCTCCTTCCTCATGAGGCACGACAACATGAAGGAGGCCCTGCAGCATCTGCTCACCAAG AGGTGTCCTGAGGAGGTGTTCCTGGAGGGTGTCCTGCAGCCCAGCCTGGAGAAGGGTCGGCTGGGCACTCTGCAGGGCTTGTTGGAGACCCTGGACCCGGGCCTGGAGGTCTGTAGCCGGTACCTCATAGCCTCCTGTCACCTCCTGCAGCGACGTGGCCACTTCAACACACTGTACCAGGTCCAGCAGTTCATGATG GACCACGTGCGGGCGGCCATGACATGCATCCGTTTCTTCACCCACGGGGCGGTGTCCTACGTGCAGCTCGGGGACCAGCAGAGGTGGCTGGTCCGGGCCAAGGAACACCTCCGGACCTACCTGCAGGAGCAGCAGGGGGGGCGGGGCGGCACTGCCGCCCGGAAGAAGAGCTCCACCAACCCCTTCAGGAAGAAGATGTCTTCCAGTGACGTGTCCAG GCATATGAACACCATCGAGCTCCAGTTGGAAGTGACCCGGTTTCTACATCGCTGTGAGATGTCCAGCTCCAAGCATGCCCTCCCCTCGTCCTCCTCCAACTCTCCTCCTACTCTTTTCGGCCCGAGCGCCATGAAGATCGATGTAGCCTGCAAA GTGATGTTGGGGGGGAAGAACATAGAAGAGGGCTTTGGAATCGCATACAGAGTCATTCAG GACTTCCAGCTGGAGGCACTGGTGGTGTATGTTCGCGCGGGCCAGAGGCTGATGCGCCAGCGGCAGTACGGTGCTGTCCGGCAGCTGTTGAAGTGCGTGGGCGAGTCGGGCACCGGCACCAAGAACGACTGCGACACAATCGTCCTCAGCTGCGTGTCCATCGCAGACAAGGGGCCCAACGAT GCGAAGGAGTTGGAGGGTCTCATTCAGGAAACCAAGAGCACCGAGACCAAG ATTAAGGCCTACCTGCAGGTGAGTAAGCTGCGCGCGGCCTACCTGCTGGCTGTGAAGCTGGATGTGTCCAGGGCCGGGCCGCTGGTTCAGGAAGTCCTCCTGGCGGCCGAGGATGCCGGAGACTCTGTCATGCAGGATATCTGTCGCCAGTGGCTGTCAGAGCACCAGGGCACGGACAGGACGACGCCCGCAGGCTTGAAGAAAACGCCGCCGGGCCGCCCCAACGCCAGGTAA